The Gemmatimonadaceae bacterium genomic sequence AGGTTGCGAGTGTCTCGAGGATGTCCTCGGGCGAGGCGGTGGTCGCGCCGGAGCTGCGCGCCACGACCGCGTGAAACTGGCGAATCAGCAGTTGTGCGGCGTCGCGATATCGCCCTTGACCTTCAAGGGCCCGTATGCGCGCCGCGTCAACATCAGCGGTGGCCCAGAGCATCTCCAGTCTGGGCTCATTGGCGAGCAGGTATTCGAACTCCTCGAACAGCTTTGCCTCGAATGTCAGCTCCTCGAGCGCGTCAAGCTGTTGCGACGCCAGGTCAACCGTCTTCTCGCGCTCTTTCGGATCAGCGCACCGTTCAGCCTGGAGAAGGAGCATTTGCAGGGCGGAGCGCCCATCCGTCATGCGTTGGATCGACGTGCGGTGCGGCCGCGCGCTGCGCTCCCTCAGTGCGCCGGCAATGGCGCGTGAGGGGAACACCGACTCCTCCTCACGGAGAATGTCCAGAAGGGACTCTCCACCGATGCCGAGCAGTGACTCAATGCCCTGTACCCCAAACTGGTGGTTGAGGGTGAGTCCTGCGATCACCTCGACCATGAACAGCTCGGGAATCCATGCGCCGGCGCCGACACCATGCACGAGATCGTCGATCGCTGCTTCGAGCCGCTGTGCACCAGCTTCCGTGCTCGCGCACCGGGCAATGGCGACATGCACCCGCGCCTGGGCGAGCAACCGATCGTACCTGCCAGGCTCCAGTTCAAACGACGCAACGGCATGATCGAGATCTCGCTCCGCGGCTTCGTAGTTCCGAGACAGGAGCGCGCGAAAGCCAAGCACGTAGTAGGCATGGCTCGATGTCGTGACGTCGAGCTGTTTCGCCTCTGAGAACCGCACCATCGACGCGTCGAGCGCACGTGCGAGTCGTGCGCATTCGTCCTTGGTGGAGCCGAGGCGGAGGTCGGCCAGGCGCTTGAACCCGGCTTCGGTCAGTCCGATGTCGACGAGCACCATGGCGCGATGCACGTCGTCCGAATCCCTCAGGATAGCCTCCAGCAGGCGACGAGCGGCCTCGAGCTGTCCACCCTCGCGCAGACAGTGAGCGAAACGCCGACGAACGGTCGCCCATTCGTCGAGATCGAGCTCACCATCCGTCGCCGACAGCGCCCGCATGAGCACCTCGAAGACGGGCATGGCATCGGAGAAGCGAAACTCCCGCTGCAGTGACGTACCATATTTCAGGACTTCCTTTCGCAGCTCTCCAAAGCGTGCGACGGCGGCGGGCTGTGCGAAGGCGACGATGTCGCTCGAACGACCTCTCCGGATGAGGGCCCGAAGAACGTGCATGGCGCCGTAGCGGGAAGGTCCGCGCCCCGAATCTCCGAGCGTCTTGACCTCCTCACGGGTGTCAAACAGTTCGAGGATGGCGTCGTACTTCTCGAGCCGTTCGAGTCCGGCGGCAAGGCCCGCATAGTACCATCTCCATCGCGAGGTATTCTGCGCGGGCAGCATTGGCCGTGCAGGTCGCGATCGGACCGCGTCGTGGAAGCCCAGGTGATAGAAGGACTGGTGTCGCTGGGCGTTCAGCGAGATCAGCTCATCAATGATGCTGTCGATCGTTGCCTCATCCGGGGCGGCAAGCGTGCCCTGCAGACTGTCCGCAATTCTCAGGATCAGCTGCTCGTCGAGCGGCGACAGGCGGGAAGTGTCGGCGCCAGCGCTGCGCGCGGGAGCCTGAGCAGCGCGCGCCGACTCCCCGTGGTCTTGCACCGGCGTTGCCACGCCAGGCGACCACGCGGTCGCAGCACCCTGAACAACGACTTGCGACGAGGGAACGCGGGGGTCTGGTGACCGGTGCGTCGACGTTGTTACGAGTTCCAGCTCGTCCGCAACGGTTGGTAGCACCGAGTTGAGGGCGCTCCACGGGTCCGGTATCACCAGCGCAAGCGCAAGGAGGAACCGTCCCATCTCGAACGTCGGATGGGTCCGAAAAGCAAGCAACGCGGCCTGGGCCAGCTCATCTCGGGTTCGAGCTTGTGCGGCGGCCATCCCTTCGTCGCTGAGGCCTCCGTTTTCGTGCGATATCCCGAGATGATCGAGGATCGGCGCCTGCAGGACATCGAGCTGCGACGCAAAGTGAGCATGCGCCATGTCCAAAACCACTTCTTTTGATTCCGGATAGGAGAGGCGGCCAACCTCGCTGCAGAGCCGTGGCACAGACCATCCACTTACGGTCCCCGGGCGGAAGCCGGACTTGTACTTGAGCAGCAGAGCGACCAACAGCTTTCGCCTGGCCCCGCTGGTAGCGGATTCCCGCTCACCCTGGATAGCGGCCAAGATCGCTGCTGCCCGTTCGCTCGGCTCGAACGTCGACCAGAGATCCCGCAGTTCGGCTGTCGCACCCTTCCGGAGCGCCCGAAGTATTCGTGAACCGTCCACGCCAACCGCCTCCTCGTTCCTCGATTTGCGAGCTTCTGGCTGACACCTCGACGTGCCCGCGCAGAACCAGCGATGGAGCAGGTCACCAGCGTTGCTCCACGACGCGAGGCAGGCCAGGCGCGGCGCCGCCCCTATGTGCCGAACCCATCTCGCATGGCCGCGAACCACGGCGCCAAGAGCGTCGCACAAGGTCGCCGCGGTACACCGAGGCGTCGAGACCATTCCCGCGAGATGGCGGGCAGACTTTCTGGGTTCGCGCCAGGCCAGATCGAGGCCCCCTCCCACTATCATGTGAAGTTCGGACGCTGCGCGGGCGGCGCCCGGCGTCGTTGACACGCGGCCCGCCCTCCCCGGCACGTCTTGGCGCTTCCCCCCGACATCGTCCGACAGTTCCCACCGCAGATCCGCGAGCGTGGCGATCGGTACTTCCATGCCGGACGCGTGACTCTCACCGAGCTCCTGCCCGACCGCATCGAGGCTCGCGTCCGCGGTACTGACGACTACCGCGTCCGCATTCGCCCAACGCAGGCGGGTGGCCTGGCCGTCGACTGCTCCTGCCTCTACGGTCGCGACCACGGGTGGTGCAAACACGTGTGGGCGACGCTGCTCGAGGCCGATGCAGCGGGCCTGCTGCCCGGTGCCCGACACGACGACGAGGAAGCGAGCGCGCGCGAAGATGGAACCTGGCAAACCCAGGTGCGTCGTCTGGGCGACCTGCTCGACCCGGCCCTGCCGACGCCTGACGAGTCCGGCGGCCGATGGCCAGCCACGCGCCGCATCGTCTACATCCTCGATGTACATGCCAGTTCGTACCGAAGCGACGGACTCGTGGTGGAAGTTGCGCAGCAGCGGATGCGGGCCAATGGCGACTGGAGCCCCCCGGTGCCCCTGCGGGTCAATCCGGCGACCTGGCTCAACGCACCCGATGTGCTGGATCGCGAGGTCGCCCAGATGCTGCTCGGTACGAGGCCCGCCGACGGCTCGGCGCCCGGAACCATGGGGACGCGGCGCTACATCGTGCGCGCAGCGGCATTCGACACCACGCTCCGTCGCATGGTGGAGACCGGGCGCGCGAGGCTGCGCGTGCTCCCGGACGCGGAGCCTGCCACGGTGGCCTGGGATCCCGGAGAGCCCTGGCGGTTTCGGCTTCGCGTGGTGCCGCAAGGCCGCGGACGGCGCATGGCATACGTGCTGGACGGGGCCTTTGCGCGCGGCGAAGAGGTCGTCCCGGTGCATGAACCCGCGGTCCTGATGCGCGGCGGCCTGTTCGTCACGCACGACTGCATTCATCGGTTTGTCGATGCGCACGTCTTCGACGTGGCCTACGCCCTGCGCACCGCGGTGTCGGTGCGGGTTCCGCGCCGCGAGGCGGTGAGCCTGGTGGCCGAGCTGTTCAGGCTCCCGCAGCGGATCGACATCGAGATCCCGCCCGACCTGGGGCTCACACACGTACATGAGCCGCCGGTGCCGTGCCTGACCGTGCGCGAGATCGTACTCCCGGGCGGCCAGCGCCGCGTCGAGGGACTGCTCGCGTTTGCGTACGGGTCGACCAGCGTGCCATGGACGAGCGCCGCCCAGTCATCGCTCGATCCGACGACCCTGCACGCCTACGTCCGCGATGACGCGGCCGAGGCGCGGGCACAGGAGCAGCTGGTCGCGACAGGATTCCGCATGGACGTCGACGAGACGACGCAGGAGCGGACCTGGCGCATCGCGCCGACGCGGAGTGAGCGCGCGATGCGCATCCTGACGCGTGAGGGCTGGCGGCTCGACGTCGAGGGTCGGCTGTTGCGGGACGTGGGTGAGGTGGACCTGCGACTGAGCACGGGGATCGACTGGTTCGAGCTGGAGGGCGAAGTCACCTTTGGCGAGCAGCGCGCGCGTCTGCCCGAACTCCTCGCCGCCGTGCGCCGCGGAGATCATCGCGTGGCACTCGCCGACGGTTCGTTAGGCATGGTGCCTGACGAGCTGTTCGACCGCCTGGCGGTGCTCACCGCGACCGGTACGGCACAGGGCGGGCACGTTCGCTATCGGCGTGCGCAGGCGGCGGTGCTCGACGCCCTCCTGGCGACCATGCCCGCGGTGCGCGTGGACGAGGCCTTCGAACGCGTGCGCGAGGCCCTGCACCGCTTCAGCGGCGTCGCACCGGCGAATGCTCCGCCCAGCTTCACCGGCGTGCTGCGCGAGTACCAGCGCGAGGGGCTTGGCTGGCTGCACTTCCTTCGGGAGTTCGGTTTGGGAGGCTGCCTGGCGGACGACATGGGGCTCGGCAAGACGGTGCAGGCGCTGGCGCTGCTGGACCAGCGTCGGCTCGACGGCGCCGGGCCGTCCCTCGTCGTGGTGCCGAGCTCTCTGGTGTTCAACTGGGAGCAGGAAGCCCGGCGCTTTGCGCCCGAACTTTCGGTGCACGTGCATGCGGGGCCCGCCCGGCGCCGCGCCCTTGCGCGCGCGGCCGGACACCACGTCATGCTCACCACCTACGGCACCCTGCGCCGCGACGCCCGTGAGCTGATGGACATCGAGTTCGACTACGTGATCCTGGACGAGGCGCAGGCGATCAAGAATCCCGAGACCGATGCGGCAAAGGCGGCGCGACTGCTGCGCGCACGCCATCGCCTCGCGATGAGCGGCACGCCGATCGAGAATCGACTCGCCGAGCTGTGGAGTCTGCTCGAGTTCCTCAATCCCGGAATGCTCGGCACCGCGGCCGCATTCGCGCGTTTGACACGACCGGCGGACGACGGCGATGCCGATGCCCTGCGACGGGCAAGAGAGTCACGGGAACTGCTGGCCCGCGCCGTGCGTCCGTACGTCCTGCGCCGGACCAAGGAGTCGGTAGCCCGCGACCTGCCCGACAAGGTGGAGCAGACGTTGTACGTCGACCTCGGCGAGACCGAGCGCAAGCGCTACGATGAACTGCGCAATCACTATCGCGCGCAGCTCTTTCTGCGCGTGGACGACGACGGGCTTCCCGCGCGCGTACACGTGCTGGAAGCGTTGCTGCGATTGCGCCAGGCTGCATGCCACCCCGGGCTGATGGCTCCGGACCTGGTTGGCGCATCGAGCAGCAAGCTCGAAGTTCTGGAGTCGCATGTCCGCGAGGCCGTGGCCGAGGGCCACAAGGTGCTCGTGTTCTCGCAGTTCACGTCGTTTCTCGCGATCGTACGGCGCGCGCTCGACGCCGCCGGCATCGTCTATGAGTACCTCGATGGCCAGACGCGCGATCGCGCCGCGCGGGTGACGCGATTCCAGGAGGACGCTTCGTGCCCCGTCTTCCTGATCAGCCTCAAGGCTGGAGGGCTTGGCCTCAACCTGACCGCCGCGGACTACGTGATCCTGCTCGATCCGTGGTGGAACCCGGCGGTGGAGTCGCAGGCGATCGATCGCGCGCATCGTATCGGCCAGTCGCGCGCGGTCTTTGCGACGCGCCTGATCGCGCGCGACACGGTGGAGGAGAAGGTGGTGCAGCTGCAGGCCTCCAAGCGCGACCTTGCGGAGGCGATCATCCGGGCGGACGCGGGGCCGGTGTCTTCGCTCACGAGGGAAGACCTGGAATTGCTCCTTTCCTGAGCGTCTCGCCTTTCCTCTCTCCAACCGTGACCGACCGTCGACCACCCCTCTCCGCCCTCACCCCCCGCGAGCGCGCACTCGTCGCCAGACTGCGCACGCCCGTCGCCGTGCAGCGCTTCCTGCGGGAGTTCCCCTACAACTGGAAGGAGACACTCAGAACCTTTCGCGGCGTCGTGAAGCACGGGAGCGCCCACTGCCTCGAAGCCGTGCTCTTCGCCGCGACGGTGCTGGAGCAGCACGGCTATCCGCCGCTGGTGCTGGACATCGAGTCGCAGGACAAGCTCGACCACGTGGTGTTCCTGTACCGTCAGGACGGGCGTTGGGGAACGGTCGCGCGATCGCGCGACGAGGGATTGCACGGCCGCAAGCCGGTCTTTCGCACGGTGCGTGCGCTCGTCGACTCCTACATGGACCCGTTTGTCGACGGCGAGGGGCGTGTCGTGGGGTACGGGACGGCGGACCTGGATGTGATCGTGCGCACAAACTGGCGGCTCGGGACGACGAACCTGTGGTCGGTGGAGCAGGCGCTGATCCACATGCCGCACCATCGGGTGCACATGTCGGAGCGTCGATACGCCCGTACGCTCCGGCGCTTCCGCGCGTTCAAGGCGGCGCATCCAACGCCTGACAGCGAATCGTGGCGGGCTCACCTGCCGGACCAGGCGCGGCACTGGCTCTGATTTCCGTTCGTCCCCCACCTCTTCCGCCGCCTCCGGGTCCGGCACAGGTTTATGCGTCTGCTGGCGCAGCAGGGACGCCGCGCCTCGTACATCCCTCCCCGACGACGGTTCGCACCCCCTGCCCGTGCGAGTCGGCGTCCAACAATTCCGTCCCTTGCCTTCGCCGGCCGACACCGACGACCCGACGGGCACAGGCGCGCTCGCGCCAGCCCCAGTCTCGATGACCGATCCTGCATCGGATCGTTTGGCGCACTTCGCCATGCAGCCGCCGATGCCGATCACGCTCGACGCCGAGGACCAGGTGGAACGGCTCCTGCGCGACCTGCGCCTCGTCGACTGCAACGACGCCCTCGCCGAGCAGTACGGCTTTCCGCGCGCGGAGGCGATCATCGGGCGCAACGTGGCGTTCCTGCTCGACGCATCGAACCCGACGCATCGAGACTACCTGCGCGCGTTCGTCCACTCGGGCTACCGGCTCGAAGGCGTGGAGTACGCCCAGCGTTCCCCGGATGGCACCACGAGCCACTTCGTGACACACCTGGTGGGCACGGTGCGCGGTGGCCACCTCACCGGCGCCTGGGGTGTTCAGGTCGACGCCACCGCACGACGCCAGCTCGAGCAGCAGTCACGTCAGGCCGAAACCGTGGCGGCGCTCAATCGGCTCGCTGGCGGCGTGGCGCATGACTTCAACAACCTCCTTACCACGATCCTGACGTCGATCGAGATGCTGGAGGACGCGCTCGAACCGCACCACATCGGGCGACAGGATGCGGAGGAGGTGCGTCGAGCCGCCCGCCGCGGCGCGGAACTCACGCGGCAGTTGCTGGCGCTGAGCCAGCAGCAGGTACTCGCGCCGCGACCGAGCGACCTGAACGTCATCGTCAGGCGCGCGGTCTCGTCGATGCGGCGCACCTTGCGCCCCGACCTCGACATCCGCGCGCACACGACCTCGGTGCGCGCGATCGCCAACGTCGATGGCGAGGAACTCGAGCAGGTGCTCGTGACGCTGGGCGCGTTCGCCGCCGATGCGATGGGCCGCGGTGGACAGCTCGACCTGCAGGTCGGGCGCGCCGACCTCGATGCACCGATAGCCGGCACGCCGGATTACCTGAGCCCCGGCAGCTACGCGACGATCACGGTGACCGACTCCGCGCCAGCGTTCGCGCCCGGAGCGGGCGCACGACTGTTCGAGCCGTTCTTCGGCGTGGAACTTCCCGACACTGGCTCAGGGCTGGCGCTCGCCACGTTGCGCGGATTCGTGCGCCAATCCGGTGGGTCCGTCCTGCTCGAGTCGCCCGAAGCGGGTCGCCGGCTCACGGTGTACTTCCCCATTGCGGTTCTGCCGAGCGGTGATGCAACCGCGGACGATCGTCATGCAACGGCCTCGAGCGGCACGGTGATCCTCGCGGAAGACGAGCCCACGGTGCGCCTGCTCATGAAACGCGTGCTGCAACGGGCGGGCTATGTGGTGCTCCAGGCCGCGTCGGGCGAAGAAGCGATCGAGATCTCTCGTACGTATCCGCACGAGGTGGACGCCCTCGTCACCGATGTCATCATGCCGGGAATGGGCGGCGGTGAACTGTCGCGACGCCTCCGGCAGGAGCGTCCTGGCATCCGCGTCCTGCACGTCTCTGGCTACACGGCCGGCGCACTGCGCCTGAGTGAAGCGCTCGAAGACGGCGCCGCATTCCTTCCCAAGCCATTTACGCCCAAGGCGCTCGTGGCCCGACTGCAGGAAGTGATGCGGCGCTGACGCTCGTTCTCGAAGCCAGTGCCCAGCGCGTTACCTGCAGTTGCCGCTGCTGCGCCGCGCCCTACCTGGCGCCCGCGAGTGCGACGACGGTCAGCAGCACCCACTGCGGCCCCTTCCAGCCATCCGCGCCATCGTCGTAGGACTCGGTCAGCGAATGGGCACCGCGCCCCATCCCACCGCCGTCCATGGTGATGGCGGCAATGCCAAGGCTCATGGGGATATTGGCGTCGGTGCTGGACGCACTGGTCGGCGCCGTGAAGCCGATCGCCCTGGCCGCCGCCAGCGCCGTGCGCGCAATGTGCGACGCGTCGTTCACGGGCGCGGCCGGCCGCACGCCCATGTCGGTCCATTTCACGGTGACCTTCGCGCTGGACTGCGGCGCACGAGCGTTCTCTTCCTCGACCGCCTGCTGCACGGCCGCTTTGAGCCTTGCATCGATCGCCGCGAGTTCCTGCGGTGACTCCGAGCGCAGGTCGACCTCCATCGCGCCGAGCGGCGAGATGGTGTTCACCGACGTGCCACCGCTGACGATCCCCACGTTGAACGTCGTCTTTGGGTTGGCGGGCGGCTTGAAGTCGCTGATCTTCGCGATCGCGCGGCCCATGGCGTGGATCGGCGCCGGCATCCCAAAGGCGCCAAAGCTGTGGCCACCGGGGTTCTGGAACTCGACCTTGTATCGGTGACTGCCCACCGCGCCGGTAGTGAGGCCAAGTCCGGTGCCATCGACCGAGATGAAGAAGTCGATCTTCTCCGGCGGCGCCTTGAACAGTGCCCGGACGCCGCGGAGATTCCCGGGGCCTTCTTCGCCCACGGTCGCGACAAACAGGATCTTGCCGGGGAAGGGGACCTTCGCCTGGTCAACCGCCCGCGCCACCGCAAGCAACGTGGCGAGCCCGCGGCAATCGTCGCCGATCCCCGGCCCGCGAAACAACGTCCCTTCGCGCGTCACCTTCACGTTCGTCCCCTCCGGAAACACGGTGTCGAGGTGCCCGGAGACCACCACGGTCGGCCCGGACCCCGAGCCCGCGCGCTCGGCGATCACGTTGCCTTCGCCGTCGATGCGAACGTTTGTCAGGTTGAGCGACCGGAACCGTCGGACCATCTCCGCGGCCCGCACCTGCTCCTTGAATGGCGGCGCCGGGATTTCGCAGATCGAGACCTGCTGTTCGAGGGTCCAGGCATTGTCGCGCCTGACGATGTCCAGGGCCGCGGCGACGGCAGGGTTCGCGGTCGGCACGCTCGCCGTCTGGGCGCCGAGTGTCGGAGCGACGGCCGCAATGGCGGCCAACAATGCGCAGCGGGTCATGGTGACGAGTCGATTGCGTGAAGGCATGGGTCAGCGGAGCTCCATGAGGCGGGCAATGTCGCCGGCGCGCAGGCCGGTGGCGAGGCCGAGCATGACGAGCAGGCGCGCCTTCTGCGGGTTGAGGTCGGCGGTCCCGATCATCGCGCCTTCACCGGCGCGAGCCGCGGACTCTCGCGGCCCACCGACGCCTACGCGTCCCGAGCCGGTGCGATTGGAGATGGCGACCACGACGCCGGCATCGCGTGCACGATTGAGCGCGCGCCCCATGGACGGCGTGCTGCCGCCGCGGCCGACACCGGCGACCACGAGTCCGCGCGCTCCCGCCGCGACGGCGGCGTCCACCAGCACCGAGTCGGTACCGATCGCCGCGTAGACAATGTCTACCCGCGGAAAGTCGGTGAGCTTGCTGAGATCGATCGCGGCCCGACGGCACATGCTCCCGACCTCGGGTGCCGGGCGGTGAAAGACCACCACGTCGGGATCGGCGAGACCGAGGACGCCGGCGTCAGGCGCGGTGAAGGCATTGAGGCGCGTGGTGTTCGACTTGGTCACGTCACGCGCCGCAAAGACCTCGTCGTTCATGAGGACCATCGTGCCGCGCCCGCGCGCCGCCGGCGCCACGGCGACGCGCACTGCATTGAGCAGGTTGGCCGGGCCATCGGCGCCCACGGCGCTGGCCTGGCGCATGGCGCCCGTCACGATGATGGGTGAACAGCCGCCAACGGTCAGCGAGAGGAAATACGCCGTCTCCTCCATGGTGTCGGTGCCGTGCGTGATCACGAAGCCGGCGGGCGCATCCGGTCCCGACTGCAGCGCGGTGATACGGCGCGCGAGGTCGCGCCACATCTCCTGCGTGATCGATCCGGACACGACGTTGCTGAACTGCTCGACACTGACGCGTGCCAATCCCTTGAGCTGGGGAATCGCGTCGACCAGTTCTTCGCCAGTGCGGCGTGCGTCGTTGCCGAGGTTGGAGATCGTACCACCCGTGGCGAGAACGTGAACCCGCGGCAGCGTCTGGGCACCCAGGGGTGCGGTGAACGCCAGCGTGAGCATGGCATACGTCGCGAAGAATCGAGCGGTCATCAGCAGGACACCTGGCTCCTGACATTGGCAGGAGCGGCGAGAGGGAAGCCACGCTCCGGCGCAGGCCGGCGCGATGAATGAGTTGCGTCCGGCCCTGGTGAGCGCTCCAGGCGCCGCGAGCCTGTCACTGCCTAACGCGCCATCGCCGACGACCGGTACAGCCGGCCCGCCAGCGCCTCGTAGAGCTGGCGGGAGATCGGCCCTGGCGTGCCAGTGCCGACCCGCGAACCGTCGATCTCCACCACCGGCATGACGTCGGTCGTGGTGCCAGTGACGAAAAACTCCTCCAGTCGCGGAATGTCGGCCACGTGAAAGGCACGCTCGGCGACAGGAATGCCCAGCTCGCGCGCCAGCTCCAGCACCACGTCCCGCGTCACACCACCGAGGATGTAGTTGGACGCCGGGTAGGTGCGCAATTCGCCGTTGATCACCCCGAAGGCGTTCGTGTGCGAACCTTCGGTGATCGCACTCCCGCGCACGAAGATCGCCTCGAAGACCCCGTGGTCCACGGCATACTGCTTGGCCAGCACGGCGGGAATCAGGTTCACGGTCTTGATGTCGCAGCGGGACCAGCGGATGTCGGGGTACGTCACCACCGAAACACCAGTCGCCCGCTTGTCGTTCGGGACCGTGAACTTTGCCGCGGAGAGAAACACGGTGCAGCGGGTGCCAGCGGGAGGAAAGTGGTGGGTGCGCGGTGCGGCGCCGCGCGTGATCTGCAGGTAGATCGTCCCTTCCCCCTCCTCGAGCCCGTTCTCGGCGATGAGTCGACGCGAGATGTTCTCGATGTCGGCGAGCGACTC encodes the following:
- a CDS encoding DEAD/DEAH box helicase, whose protein sequence is MALPPDIVRQFPPQIRERGDRYFHAGRVTLTELLPDRIEARVRGTDDYRVRIRPTQAGGLAVDCSCLYGRDHGWCKHVWATLLEADAAGLLPGARHDDEEASAREDGTWQTQVRRLGDLLDPALPTPDESGGRWPATRRIVYILDVHASSYRSDGLVVEVAQQRMRANGDWSPPVPLRVNPATWLNAPDVLDREVAQMLLGTRPADGSAPGTMGTRRYIVRAAAFDTTLRRMVETGRARLRVLPDAEPATVAWDPGEPWRFRLRVVPQGRGRRMAYVLDGAFARGEEVVPVHEPAVLMRGGLFVTHDCIHRFVDAHVFDVAYALRTAVSVRVPRREAVSLVAELFRLPQRIDIEIPPDLGLTHVHEPPVPCLTVREIVLPGGQRRVEGLLAFAYGSTSVPWTSAAQSSLDPTTLHAYVRDDAAEARAQEQLVATGFRMDVDETTQERTWRIAPTRSERAMRILTREGWRLDVEGRLLRDVGEVDLRLSTGIDWFELEGEVTFGEQRARLPELLAAVRRGDHRVALADGSLGMVPDELFDRLAVLTATGTAQGGHVRYRRAQAAVLDALLATMPAVRVDEAFERVREALHRFSGVAPANAPPSFTGVLREYQREGLGWLHFLREFGLGGCLADDMGLGKTVQALALLDQRRLDGAGPSLVVVPSSLVFNWEQEARRFAPELSVHVHAGPARRRALARAAGHHVMLTTYGTLRRDARELMDIEFDYVILDEAQAIKNPETDAAKAARLLRARHRLAMSGTPIENRLAELWSLLEFLNPGMLGTAAAFARLTRPADDGDADALRRARESRELLARAVRPYVLRRTKESVARDLPDKVEQTLYVDLGETERKRYDELRNHYRAQLFLRVDDDGLPARVHVLEALLRLRQAACHPGLMAPDLVGASSSKLEVLESHVREAVAEGHKVLVFSQFTSFLAIVRRALDAAGIVYEYLDGQTRDRAARVTRFQEDASCPVFLISLKAGGLGLNLTAADYVILLDPWWNPAVESQAIDRAHRIGQSRAVFATRLIARDTVEEKVVQLQASKRDLAEAIIRADAGPVSSLTREDLELLLS
- a CDS encoding response regulator, with product MTDPASDRLAHFAMQPPMPITLDAEDQVERLLRDLRLVDCNDALAEQYGFPRAEAIIGRNVAFLLDASNPTHRDYLRAFVHSGYRLEGVEYAQRSPDGTTSHFVTHLVGTVRGGHLTGAWGVQVDATARRQLEQQSRQAETVAALNRLAGGVAHDFNNLLTTILTSIEMLEDALEPHHIGRQDAEEVRRAARRGAELTRQLLALSQQQVLAPRPSDLNVIVRRAVSSMRRTLRPDLDIRAHTTSVRAIANVDGEELEQVLVTLGAFAADAMGRGGQLDLQVGRADLDAPIAGTPDYLSPGSYATITVTDSAPAFAPGAGARLFEPFFGVELPDTGSGLALATLRGFVRQSGGSVLLESPEAGRRLTVYFPIAVLPSGDATADDRHATASSGTVILAEDEPTVRLLMKRVLQRAGYVVLQAASGEEAIEISRTYPHEVDALVTDVIMPGMGGGELSRRLRQERPGIRVLHVSGYTAGALRLSEALEDGAAFLPKPFTPKALVARLQEVMRR
- a CDS encoding M20/M25/M40 family metallo-hydrolase, with translation MPSRNRLVTMTRCALLAAIAAVAPTLGAQTASVPTANPAVAAALDIVRRDNAWTLEQQVSICEIPAPPFKEQVRAAEMVRRFRSLNLTNVRIDGEGNVIAERAGSGSGPTVVVSGHLDTVFPEGTNVKVTREGTLFRGPGIGDDCRGLATLLAVARAVDQAKVPFPGKILFVATVGEEGPGNLRGVRALFKAPPEKIDFFISVDGTGLGLTTGAVGSHRYKVEFQNPGGHSFGAFGMPAPIHAMGRAIAKISDFKPPANPKTTFNVGIVSGGTSVNTISPLGAMEVDLRSESPQELAAIDARLKAAVQQAVEEENARAPQSSAKVTVKWTDMGVRPAAPVNDASHIARTALAAARAIGFTAPTSASSTDANIPMSLGIAAITMDGGGMGRGAHSLTESYDDGADGWKGPQWVLLTVVALAGAR
- a CDS encoding asparaginase; translation: MTARFFATYAMLTLAFTAPLGAQTLPRVHVLATGGTISNLGNDARRTGEELVDAIPQLKGLARVSVEQFSNVVSGSITQEMWRDLARRITALQSGPDAPAGFVITHGTDTMEETAYFLSLTVGGCSPIIVTGAMRQASAVGADGPANLLNAVRVAVAPAARGRGTMVLMNDEVFAARDVTKSNTTRLNAFTAPDAGVLGLADPDVVVFHRPAPEVGSMCRRAAIDLSKLTDFPRVDIVYAAIGTDSVLVDAAVAAGARGLVVAGVGRGGSTPSMGRALNRARDAGVVVAISNRTGSGRVGVGGPRESAARAGEGAMIGTADLNPQKARLLVMLGLATGLRAGDIARLMELR
- a CDS encoding D-amino acid aminotransferase — translated: MPIIYLNGSYMPREEAKLSIDDRGFIFGDGVYEVTRVVNGELFESGRHLTRLARGLADLQLDPVESLADIENISRRLIAENGLEEGEGTIYLQITRGAAPRTHHFPPAGTRCTVFLSAAKFTVPNDKRATGVSVVTYPDIRWSRCDIKTVNLIPAVLAKQYAVDHGVFEAIFVRGSAITEGSHTNAFGVINGELRTYPASNYILGGVTRDVVLELARELGIPVAERAFHVADIPRLEEFFVTGTTTDVMPVVEIDGSRVGTGTPGPISRQLYEALAGRLYRSSAMAR